A stretch of DNA from Massilia litorea:
GCTGCGAGAGCATTACCGCGGGCGAGCTGCGGCGTGTGACGCGCGAGATGGGCGCCTGCGAAGCAAACCGCGCCAAGGCTTTCAGCCGGGTCGGGATGGGACGTTGCCAGGGCCGCTACTGCGGCCAGGCCGGCGCCGAGATCGTCGCCCATGCCGCCGGCGTGCCGGTCGAACTGGTCGGCCGCCTGCGCGGCCAGGCCCCCGTCAAACCGCTGGCGGTTGTCACCCGTGAGGAGCAGGAATGAATGCGCAATCCGCAGACGTATTGATCATCGGCGGGGGGCTGATGGGCGCCTCCGCCGCCTACTTCCTGCGCCGCCGCGGCGTCTCCGTGATCGTGCTCGAGCGCGGCCTGGTCGGACAGCAGGCCAGCGGCACCAATTTCGGCAACGCACGGCGCCAGGCGCGCAACCTGCAACAGCTGCCGCTGGCGAACCGCGCCTATGAGATCTGGAAGCAGCTGCCGCAACTGATCGACGACGATCTCGAGTTCGTGCAGCCCGGCCACATCCGGGTCGCCTATACCGAGGAGCAGGTGGGGGTGCTGGAAAAGTATGCGCGCGATACGCGCGAGTACGGGCTGCACCTGCAGATGATCTACGGCGACGAGATGCGTGCGCGCTATCCCTTCCTCGGCAAGGAGGTGAGGGCGGCCTCGCTGTCGCCGGACGACGGCCATGCCAACCCGCGCCTGGCGGCGCCGGCCTTTGCGCGCGCCGCGATCCGGATTGGCGCGCATATCTTCGAGAACACGGAAGTGACGGAACTGGCCAAGGAAGGCGGCGAATTCCGCGCCGGCTGCAGCGACGGCCGCGTGTTCCGGGCGCCCAGCATGCTGGTGGCCAGCGGGGCATGGGGCGATACCATGAGCGCCCAGTTCGGCGAGCCGGTGCCGCTGGTGGCGCGCGGTCCGCAGCTCGGCGTGACCGAGCCGATGCCTTACCGCATCGGGCCCAGCATCGGGGTGGCCACGCCGCTGCTCGAGGAGACCCTTTACGTCCGCCAGATCAAGCGCGGCAACATCATCTTCGGCGGCTGCGGCCGCGGTCCTGCGCATACCGATACCCGCCGCGCCTACGTCCTGCCGGAACACATCCTGACCCAGTTCCGCCAGCTGGCGCGGCTGCTGCCGCCGGTGGCACGCCTGTCCGTCATCCGCACCTGGAGCGGGATCGAAGGCTACATGCCCGACAGCCTGCCGATCATGGGGCCGAGCGCGAAAGTCAGCGGCCTGTATTACGCCTTCGGCTTCAGCGGCCACGGCTTCCAGATCGGTCCCGGCGTGGGCGACGTGATGGCGGAATTGATCGCCACCGGCAGCACCAGCACGCCGATCGAACCTTTCCTGATCAAGCGCTTCATGCAGGCCCCGGCGGAGCAGGTGCTGGCGGTGTAGCGGAAGGGTAGCCGCGAGGAGGTTTATCGACTGCAGTTTGATCGCACTTCACTTTGGAGAAGGTCTGTTCGCGTTGTCTTTCACCAGCGACGCGCGACGTGAGAAGCGGGCCGAGTCCCCCGCAGTCGAAATCATATTTACGGAGCCGTCCGGATTGTCGATTCTATGCGCCACCGGAATGACCCGTTTGCCGCTCAGCTGCGATTGAACCGAACGCGATACGTACATCAGGGCATCCCGGCGCGCGCTCAGCCATGCTTGATAGTCGCGGTCGGGCCCCCCCATTGGGGCATCCGAAAGGCGGAGCCGGTGGAGCGTATCCAGCGATCGGAGTGCCAGTAAAGAATCACTGGCGGCCGAGACCAAGATGTCGTGCTGCTGCTCGTTTGCCGACGCGAGCGCTAGGCTCGTCGAAGCAACGCACGGCATGCTCGTGCAGGACCGCTGCGATGTTGCGCATGTCCGAATTAACCTGTTATGTTCGAGCAATAATTCCGGATGATGGGCATGCGTACCGGCAGGGCATTCAGTCCCGGCAAGGCAATCCAGAACGCGATCGGATCCTTTCGAAGTCTGCGAACAGATCGCAGTGACAGGAGGACTTGCCTAAAGGTTTGCAGCAGCGGCCATCGTTGATCTGAGT
This window harbors:
- a CDS encoding NAD(P)/FAD-dependent oxidoreductase encodes the protein MNAQSADVLIIGGGLMGASAAYFLRRRGVSVIVLERGLVGQQASGTNFGNARRQARNLQQLPLANRAYEIWKQLPQLIDDDLEFVQPGHIRVAYTEEQVGVLEKYARDTREYGLHLQMIYGDEMRARYPFLGKEVRAASLSPDDGHANPRLAAPAFARAAIRIGAHIFENTEVTELAKEGGEFRAGCSDGRVFRAPSMLVASGAWGDTMSAQFGEPVPLVARGPQLGVTEPMPYRIGPSIGVATPLLEETLYVRQIKRGNIIFGGCGRGPAHTDTRRAYVLPEHILTQFRQLARLLPPVARLSVIRTWSGIEGYMPDSLPIMGPSAKVSGLYYAFGFSGHGFQIGPGVGDVMAELIATGSTSTPIEPFLIKRFMQAPAEQVLAV